A stretch of Gemmatimonas aurantiaca T-27 DNA encodes these proteins:
- a CDS encoding chemotaxis protein CheW codes for MSSARFRSVRDIAGSGGASRLARRRARPAVERSTFVVISLGGDRMAIAVESVERVVRPFSSLPVMLYDGRQLPYADLAKPLGRAVRFGEGDQRRVLIVRDGGRRWAVPVDTVHEVHAIETAHVLPMDAEARDASVEGVQAHFERQGHDVLVVDAVRILSRTAAARART; via the coding sequence GCGGCGGTGCGTCGCGGCTGGCGCGGCGTCGGGCTCGACCGGCCGTGGAACGCAGCACCTTCGTGGTGATTTCTCTGGGCGGCGATCGCATGGCTATCGCGGTAGAATCCGTGGAACGTGTGGTGCGCCCCTTCAGCAGCCTTCCTGTGATGCTCTATGACGGTCGCCAACTGCCGTATGCCGATCTGGCCAAACCACTGGGACGCGCCGTGCGGTTCGGTGAAGGGGACCAGCGGCGGGTGCTGATCGTGCGCGACGGCGGGCGACGCTGGGCGGTCCCGGTCGACACGGTACACGAAGTACACGCCATCGAAACCGCGCACGTGCTGCCGATGGATGCCGAAGCCCGCGACGCCTCCGTGGAAGGTGTGCAGGCGCATTTTGAACGGCAGGGGCATGATGTGCTGGTGGTGGATGCCGTGCGCATCCTGTCGCGCACGGCAGCAGCACGGGCTCGCACATGA
- a CDS encoding tetratricopeptide repeat protein, translated as MNAGHAQIAERLDALAQVLQALQTPATPAPTVDAAERERLKQEIIGLFRDADTAVKEAQALKDAVKGLAEQWKAVERQHSASTPARSAAPTVSGRIDHLGASTFIEKGWSRLSLGDLDNAETALRRALELAPGSNEAETLLGWTQMLQGHLDAALTSLRAVLGRDASHAMARANLGYVRWRQGQHAEAIEQLATVVRADSDRKATLYAHLYLGMVYFDREMYDDAERFHRAALERGPNLLQGWYELGRTYWFSDRRSEAMAAWKSGAEANKFSPWGKRCAELLASITEGGAPAREL; from the coding sequence ATGAATGCCGGACATGCGCAGATCGCCGAGCGTCTCGACGCACTCGCGCAGGTGCTCCAGGCACTGCAGACGCCAGCCACGCCGGCACCCACGGTCGATGCCGCAGAGCGGGAGCGCCTCAAACAGGAGATCATCGGCCTGTTCCGGGATGCCGACACGGCGGTGAAAGAAGCGCAGGCGCTCAAGGATGCCGTGAAGGGGCTGGCCGAACAGTGGAAGGCCGTGGAGCGCCAGCACAGCGCATCGACGCCCGCACGATCCGCCGCTCCCACGGTCTCCGGGCGGATCGATCATCTGGGGGCGTCCACCTTCATCGAGAAGGGATGGTCGCGGCTGTCGCTGGGCGATCTCGACAACGCCGAAACCGCCTTGCGTCGTGCACTGGAGCTGGCGCCGGGCAGCAATGAAGCCGAGACGCTGCTGGGGTGGACGCAGATGCTGCAAGGCCATCTGGACGCGGCGCTGACGTCACTGCGGGCCGTGCTGGGGCGCGATGCGTCGCATGCCATGGCTCGCGCCAATCTGGGCTACGTGCGTTGGCGGCAGGGGCAGCACGCCGAAGCCATCGAGCAGCTCGCGACGGTCGTGCGGGCCGACAGCGACCGGAAGGCCACGCTGTATGCGCACCTCTATCTGGGCATGGTGTACTTCGATCGTGAGATGTACGACGATGCCGAGCGCTTTCACCGGGCGGCACTCGAACGCGGACCCAATCTGCTGCAGGGCTGGTACGAACTTGGGCGCACCTACTGGTTCAGTGATCGTCGCTCCGAAGCGATGGCTGCGTGGAAAAGTGGCGCCGAAGCGAACAAGTTCAGTCCATGGGGGAAGCGCTGCGCGGAGTTGCTGGCATCGATCACCGAGGGTGGAGCACCCGCACGCGAGCTCTGA
- a CDS encoding peptidase MA family metallohydrolase yields the protein MAATLGVLSTGASVSSAPLYAQGPSRSASAQSVPSTGVRLDEGRFTVVSEQRDERLARSLLAAALARDTFPGLPRPRAHVLIAIAPDIARFRAWVGPYAPEWGAAIAFPDEQRLVMQGSAASTDAGDPLVVLRHELAHLALHEHMDRLPSRWFDEGYASVAAGEFTREQVFETSMGMVWRTLPSLEALEDGFRRGGMEASWSYAMAHRIVSELTTLGGARGLDNFFVYWKATGSFEKAVREAYGITGEAFEKHWQQQTRRRYGALAVVTNVSAAVGLFAVLLVPLFVSKRRRDRRRLDAMRLADAQQEAAARASALQALIDAAALAEATPWAEQTAGGEVAGEEYPEAVHGELGEGPDEMAGDRAPDDAEAPLPPHPEARYPAT from the coding sequence GTGGCGGCAACGCTGGGCGTGCTATCGACGGGTGCATCGGTATCGTCGGCACCGCTGTATGCGCAGGGGCCGTCTCGAAGTGCTTCCGCGCAGTCGGTACCCTCCACCGGCGTGCGGCTCGATGAAGGGCGGTTCACGGTGGTCTCCGAGCAGCGGGATGAGCGGCTCGCACGATCGCTGCTGGCCGCCGCGTTGGCACGGGACACCTTTCCCGGCCTGCCACGCCCGCGCGCTCATGTACTCATCGCAATCGCGCCCGACATCGCCCGGTTCCGCGCGTGGGTGGGGCCCTATGCGCCCGAATGGGGCGCTGCCATCGCTTTCCCTGACGAACAACGGCTGGTGATGCAGGGCAGTGCGGCCAGTACCGATGCCGGCGATCCACTGGTGGTGCTGCGCCATGAGCTGGCCCACCTGGCCCTGCATGAACACATGGACCGGCTGCCGTCACGTTGGTTCGATGAAGGGTATGCCAGCGTCGCGGCCGGCGAGTTCACACGAGAGCAGGTGTTCGAAACGTCGATGGGGATGGTGTGGCGCACGCTGCCGTCGCTGGAAGCGCTGGAAGACGGCTTTCGTCGGGGTGGTATGGAGGCGTCGTGGAGCTATGCGATGGCCCATCGCATCGTGAGCGAACTGACCACACTGGGTGGAGCCCGCGGTCTCGACAATTTTTTCGTCTACTGGAAGGCCACCGGGTCGTTCGAAAAGGCGGTGCGTGAGGCGTACGGCATCACGGGCGAGGCCTTCGAGAAACACTGGCAGCAGCAGACCCGGCGCCGGTATGGGGCGCTGGCGGTGGTCACCAACGTGTCGGCAGCGGTAGGGCTCTTCGCGGTGCTGCTGGTGCCGCTGTTCGTGAGCAAACGTCGACGGGACCGTCGACGTCTCGACGCCATGCGTCTGGCGGATGCCCAGCAGGAGGCTGCGGCACGTGCCAGTGCCCTGCAGGCCCTGATCGACGCGGCGGCCCTGGCCGAGGCGACACCCTGGGCGGAGCAGACGGCCGGAGGCGAAGTGGCCGGGGAAGAATACCCGGAAGCGGTCCACGGCGAGCTCGGCGAGGGACCAGACGAGATG